The genomic stretch CAGTTGTGTGGAATATCACCGTGTATCATCTGTTAATAAGCTATAAACGTGTCAAGTGTAAGCTAGCATGATGAACGCGACTAGCCGTCTAACAACTTATGGAGTTTCAGTGCACTAAAAGTTCCCTTCCTGAGAAATTAACTTGACGTTTGTACCTTAAATCGACGCCCCAAACGACGACAGAGACCGAATCGACCAGATGAAGTGTGTAAAGTCCTGAAATTACATGAATTTACAGATAACGGGTCTGATGTGACACTAAAGCGGCAATAAAACAAGCGCaaagcttcaaaaaaaaaaaaaaaaaaaaaaaagcaacaaaccTACAGCGGTGAGGCTGCGTCTTCAACGGGTGCGTCCGAGCACATCCATGCTGCAAACGATTGTGCGCATAaaaacaaacgaacaataaAAAATCCCACACGTGCTGCATAAGTAAGAATTTGAATATGTGTAAACCTGGTGATaacatttatatgtaaatggTGAACAtcacattccagatttagtcatATTTTAGTGTTATAATAAGCTTAGTGGGATAAAgtgtggggattagtgttcattcagctgcaagagcattaatgagatGAAACGGTGATGTTAAGGTGGCTCCATGCAGGTTCAGTTCATCCCAGACACTCAGGTTTCTCCCACTCCAACCTTAACCTctacaccatgtcttcatggagctcgcttTATGACCGGTGTTAAGGGTGTTGTCATGCTTCTTCGGCATACAAAGACAttgtgtgggtgtgatggtcagggatACACAAACTTTAGACCATATAGTGGGTAGTACTTATGGCAGCGGTGTCcgatcttatccggaaagggccggtgtgggtgcaggttttcattccaaccaagcagaagccacgcCAGAGTCAACTAAAAGccaacaactgattaaacaggtggaatcaggtgtggattCTCTGCTTTTTggtatgaaaacctgcaccaacaccggccctttgtggataagattggacactgcTGACTTATGGGGTTTGCTGTTATGGGAAAGTAATCTACAACAGGATGCTGTGATTCAGCCTGATGCAAAACTGTTACCGCTCTTAAAAAGAAGTCAAAGTGTACTTTATTGGTTTGTAGTTACTTCCTGTTATTGCTTACGTTATAGCAGTtataaagtcatttatttaccagtctctctctctctctctctctctctctctctctctctctctctctctttctctctctcatatttcaATTCAAAAGTGATGCTGGTGAGGGAGCAGTGAAATAAATTAGATGTtccattatacacattataggtaactttaaatggataaaaaaaacatatgattTGTCctaataatatattcattcattcattttctaccgcttatccgaactactcgggtcacggggagcctgtgcctatctcaggcgtcatcgggcgtcgaggtaggatacaccctggatggagtgccaacccatcacaaggcacacacacactctcattcactcacacactacggacaattttccagagatgccaatcaacctaccatgcatgtctttggaccgggggaggaaaccggagtacccggaggaaacccccgaggcacggggagaacatgcaaactccacacacacaagactgaggcgggaatcgaacccccaaccctggaggtgtgaggtgaacgtgctaaccactgagccaccatgtcccccttaataatatacattttttaaaaattgtaatcaCTGATacattgctgtggtgtaaaaggaataaaatatgcTGCTCATTGGAAGAGATaatacagacacatgcacagacgCAGTAGATGGATTAAGAATTCGGGCCGTGGAAGAAGGGCTCTGAATGGTGTTGTAGAGGTTAGCAGTGCTATTGATCTCCCTTTTCCCTTGCTTCAGCTTTTCCCTCTGTATGTCTTCTTGCTGTTTAATGAATATCATTAATGCTGAGGTAGGGATTATTTGTGATGTGTAAATCACATgcacatggagagagagagagagagagagagataaagagagaaggggagagagtgagagaatgggGAGGAGAAGCAGATCACATGACATTGTGTTTGTATCCGGCAGAGGCTggtatgtctgtgtatgagcTCAAGAACACGGACAGTTgctgagtcagtgtgtgtgtgtgtgaagaatctTCGTCTGTTCTCTCTTTGTGAGTAATACGTTTGCAGCTTTATCTGTTTTTGCTGTGTGCGTTATGCAGTTATTTAATGTCCTGCCATGTTCATCTTAACCCCCAGGTCTATGTCTAGGTtttatattacatacagtaggAAGTGTTAGCAGGCCTGGCTAGTGGTTTGAAACATTGAGGAGGAAAATGAACAaccatacaaacacagagccaTGTACTGTATTCAGCATGATCGTTTATCCATACAAAGGTGTCACTGTAGTTTGTAACTAACACAGAGCTCTTAAAAATAGTGATCAGGGACAGTTTTCAGTTAGACCATGTGGTGATCAACAGCACTGCATGACAAGGACCAGGActaaattaaatttacattagaAGGTGGAAGgtcgagagagtgagagagagagtgagactgttctttatttctgtttaattactgtatgtaaattgttctgcaatttctggagcacgctcccaagaatttcattcaccatggcacatgttgtggtgatgtgacaataaaagtgacttttgacttttttttgtgagagagagagacagtgtgagagagagagacagtgagagagtgtaagagagacagtgagagagacagtgtaagagagacagtgagagagagtgtaagagagagtgtgagagagacagtgagagagagagtgtaagagagacagtgagagagagtgtaagagagacagtgagagagacagtgagagagagtgtgtaagagagacagtgagagagagtgtaagagagacagtgagagagacagtgagagagagagtgtaagagagacagtgagagagagtgtaagagagacagtgagagagacagtgagagagagtgtgagagagacagtgagagagacagtgagagagacagtgagagagtgtgagagagacagtgagagagagtgtaagagagacagtgagagtgtaagagagacagtgagagagagtgtaagagagagtgtgagagagacagtgagagagagagtgtaagagagacagtgagagagagtgtaagagagacagtgagagagacagtgagagagagtgtgtaagagagacagtgagagagacagtgagagagacagtgagagagacagtgagagagacagtgagagagagtgtaagagagacagtgagagtgtaagagagacagtgagagagtgtgagagagacagtgagagtgtgagagagaccgagagagagaaggaaggaaggaaggaaggaaggaagggagttTAGGGTGTGTAATTGCATTGTGACAGAGCGTTTTTCAGACTTGTGCAGTGCCAGGTCGTTTTTGTCTTTTGACACTGTGGACTTTGTAAAGCAGGCatatgtgtgtggtgggagGATTTGTGCTGAGGACTGACTGCAAACATGAGACCTTAATTTATGCACATTTGTTTACCCGGAGCTGTTCACCTAAGGATGTCCTGCATTTCAGCTGattgatagattgattgatttcaAACATACAGGCAGGTCAAACTGTGTAAAATATCAGTACGGCTTTATTATATACGATATTGCCGTATTCCCTTTCCTGCTCTTCTCTGATAGTTCGTTTTGTCTGCAGCTTATTTACACGGACCTCCTCATCAGTACAAAAATGGCAAGAAACCTTCTCAAGAATCCAAACGGAGACGGTAACATATCGATATCTGCTGTGTTTCATGATGTCTGAGTAAATCTAAATGTACTATTTTTACAAATGAAAACTCTGTGCATTTGCTCTCCGTGGCAGAGGATATGGACTTCTGGTATTTGACGGAGAATGGTGGAAACGAGTGGCAAGTGGAGGACATGCCCGGGGACTGCGGACCTGAAGTCGGCATCGAGGGCGTTAACAAATACTTCACCACCTCGTTTGAGTGAGAGACTTCTGTTGAAACTTTTTAGAGCGTGTATAAGATGTATAAGgttcgtgtgcgtgtgtgttaccGTGTCTCCATTGTTTCAGATTGTGTCTGAAGAATCAGGTGATTGATCTGGTAGCAGAAGGCTACGCTCCAGAGGACTTGGACAATCAGCCAACTGTCACAATTGAGGACTGGTAACATGACCAAAGTGTCCCATTTTATGTTGCACTACATCTTGCATACTGTATTTGCAGTGctaagaggtgtgtgtgtgtgtgtgtgtgtgtgtgtgtttaggtacAGTGGCCGAACAGACTGTGGCTGCATGTACCTGCTAACCGTCCGTCTTCTGGATGAGAATAAAGAGGTGTTGAGTGAGTACAAGCCCGAGCCTGTGATTCTCGACCCAGACACCGATGACTGCTCATGGAAACAGGTACGAGATCCAGAATCACCTTCTGATGAGGCAGCAATAAACTCCAAAATCATAAACAAtggtacaaataaaaaatggttTACAGTCAAACGGCTGAAGACAACTTAccactaaataaaataaaaaaaagtaaaatatataatataaataaaaaaatatataaatttatatataatcgataaatataaataattaatataacataaataataaaataaacacgcATATACGGGTCAGGAGCTTGAGTTAAAGTTCACATGAAACATCAGATTAGaaaaagtctgatctctttGACGTTACTTTGGCATGAATTTTGATCCAAATGATCAGACTgctctgagctgacaggaagtctaacGTAATGGCCTTTTTCTTCACAGGTCACCCACACGCTGTCCGACTACGGCCCCGGTTTGCGCTTCATCTCTTTCGAGCATGGTGGAAAGGACACTAAATACTGGCAAGGCTGGTTTGGAGTGAGAGTGACCGGGAGCTACGTCGCTATAGACCTCTGAAAGTCCACGGCCGAGACCTATGTAGATCCCATAATAGCTTATAACGGCGATCTAGAGCAGCGGTTCTCAAAGCTCAAAAGAAACTTCAGACTCCCACACGGTCCTATATTTCCATGTAACTGAATTTGGAGAAATTCAAAGGAATCAGAGTCAAAATCACTTCGCACTGTTAAAAATGAAGGTTCTTAAAGGGTTCTTTTTCACTGTGTATAGTTCTATGCAGTGCCTTTAACATCCAGAGCAAAAAACGGTTctttatggaataaaaatgcTCTTTGTGGTACAACAAAATGTTGGTCTTTAAAGAACCATTTAGTAATAAAATTGTTCTTCTGTAGTATAGCTGTGAAAACCCTTTTTCTGGCATTAgtcaacagagagagagagagagagagagagagagagagagagagagagagatggtagtATAAAGTGGTCCCTATATGCAGAAAGTTTGAGAACTGCTGATCTAGAGTTTATTTAAACCCTTTACCTAAACTGCGCTTTTaggtatcactcactcacacacacacacacacacacacacacacacacacacacacacacacacacacacacacacactatgcattAGACTGAGAGAAAATGCCTTATTGCTTCATGTTTGTGTATCTACTAACAGCTACCTCGACTCATACTGCTAACtactaataaaacacacagcgcTGACACGCTGATCAGACTGAAATGATCTCAAACATTCACATCTGTTCCTGACTGCTAATGAAAGAAAATATCaccaaataaatgtttataatgtgtttCCAACAATTTCATTCTGCTTCATGTACTGTTGGAATGTTGGAACCTCCGTTAtcacaagaaaataaaataataacaaaaaaaaagcttcagatgttgtcttttctttgtctcctttctttttctctctctctaatccaTCCCATCCTTCTGTTTCCCTTCctatttctttcttattttcctCCCTCCATCACTTTCAGATTCTTACACCGAGATGCGGGACACGGACACATTTCCATGACAACgcttcgattttttttttaactctagtGTAAAGAGCGTATGAAGACTTTTGCATCAGGTGAAGAATGACGGCATCACAACGATGCGCCCGTCTGTGTGCCAATAATGAACTGAGCGATGAGTTAAAGCCCTGATGACACACGGACACCCCCGTATTTCCCCCTGACGTCCTGACTGACAGCTGACGCACGGCGTTTAGACACAAACTCCAGACGTTAGCACGCATGAAACAAAACGAAAGCGTTtgactgatatttattttttttaaagtattaaataacATCATCAGTGGTAAAAGGAGAACAGGGTTAACATCCATAAGTGAGAGTCATGAAACAGCGAGGTTTTCCATGCGTTCTCTGTAAACTCTGTACAATATTAATACAACAAACACTGTAAAATAACTGcagtttaataacaataatactaatCAACTTCTCCCCAAACAAAACGAATAAAATGGTTGATCGTGAACATTTTGTATTTCCTCTTCATCACTTCCATCACGTCAGAGACTCGGCGTGTAATAATCTGTTTCTTTTGGCTTGGTGACTATTTATACATAACCTCAGTATGAATACTGCTACTGATCGACTTAACGCTCTGCATACTGTGTTAAAGAGTCTGGTGTTCGGTCACGCAGAGCTTCGGTTCATCGTCTTTTTAAATACGTCCCATCTTCATTCTGGTTGCGACTGCATCTGCTTGCAAAACGTCTCGAACTGCTGCTGTTCCAGCTCCGTCATGACTTTGTTCAGGGCGTAGATCTGTAACAGGAGGGCACAAGGAAAAGGAAACGTTTAGGAGAAATGTGAACGCAGCAAACATTAGAATGAGGGTGAACGCGATGTGAGGGACGTGAGGGAACTTGTGGATCGGTAATTGGCTCGAAatattcacgtgacgtcacacaCCTGGCGCCGGCACCTGAACACGTGTAATTATCTGAAGGTGCAAATGGAGTCGGTTCGAGAATGAACAGAATCAAGACGTTTGTTGTGTTCGTCCTGTTGACGAAATATGGTTTTGTAGTACAAACATctgggtggcacggtggcttagtggttagcacgttcgcctcacacctccagggttggggttcggttcccgcctccgccttgtgtgtggagtttgcatgttctccccgtgcctcgggggtttacCCGGTCCAAAGACTGTCGAATGTAAAactcttctccttcttcctaTCTTCACcttcacactgagacacacagcagGCTTTGTGCTCGCGGTCTGTGAGAGCTTCTCAGCCCTGTGTGTGCTAACTCTGAACACTGTAGAgtttctgttctgtctgtttagTTCATTTCACCTTCAACAATACCATGTACCCTGAACTGCACGTTTTCTGaaaacgtcttttttttttttaaataattgatttattttattgatttattttgttcttgtatcatcaacaacaaaaagtttTGAATTATCTCGGTTATGGCAACATTATGGCTCTGATGTGTGCTTGCTATTGTGATATTTTAGTACATGACTTGATGGTAACTTTTGAGtagcattattttatatataagaaGCTGCTGCGTATGTGAAACTCCCTCCGTTTaaccaaaacacagaagaagaaaaaggagaaagattTTATGGTGTAAATTGATGTAGTTTTTCTAAAAGGAAAAAGGGGCAGGAAATGACTTCATCTGAGATTTTATCGATTTTCGATGAGCCCCCGAGGGCAGGTTTCGCTCACTAAAACTGTTTAGTTTGGTGAGCTGTAAGATTTCTTAGCTGAAGACTGTGAAATTGACTTTGGATTAAAACCGACACTGGATCTGTAAAACCGAGTCTTGTCAcctctgctctctgtctctgtttgagCTCCTGCTGAGCAGATTTCTGTTTCACTCGGTCCCCTCTTACAGACGTCTCCTTCTGTTTGGTTCGGTCTTTCCGGCTGCCAGCGTCCATTATCTCACTGCCTGGGATTAGTGATTTCTGCTcaaaagtaacacaaacacacaatttttttttaaatgtacaacaTTATCAGATCAGATCTATACAGCAGGTTACTGCTGATTATAACCAGacattaaatcaaatcaatcacaTTAATCAATCCCTCAATGATCATACACCTGATTACacacaagaaataaaatgaagctGATTCAAAGACAATGATCTAACTACTGGTTATTAGAACAGCTAATAATATTTATCAGTTGTTATTTATGTAACTACATAAGATAAAGCTGTAACACAGCAAATACTGCACGAGTATATAAAttgtggggcaagtcgtggcctaatgttagagagtctgactcgtaatcctaaggttgtgggttcgagtctcaggctggccacgactgaggtgcccttgagcaaggcaccaataaaaagcataaatggctgcccactgctccgggtgtgtagtcacggtgtgtgtgtgcactttggatgggtcaaatgcagagaacaaattctaagtatgggtcGCCGTATGTCCCTTCACTTTTCAAATGATGTATCCTCCTTGTCCCTGTACACCAACAATTGtacctggctgtctgtctggtgcagtcACAACAACTCAGAGCTCAATACGCTCAaaacagtggagatgatcgtggacttcaggagaaacccacCTGCAGTCCCCACACTCATTATCATGTGAAGGCATTCAAGTTCCTGGGCATTCTaccatctcccaggacctgaagtgggacactCACATCGACACcaatgttagaaaaaaaaaaggcctaaGCCAGTTGAGGAAGTTTAACCTGCTACAGGAGCTGCTGAAACATTTCTACTCAGCCGTCATCGAGTCTGTTCCGGTCACATCAGTAACTGATGTAAGTAAGTGCGGTTTGGAAAGATCAGAAGACTACGGAGTACGGTTCGGACTGCTGAAAGGATCATCTGTGTTCTCCTGCCCATCCTTCAAGAACTGAGTGAGGAAAAgggctcagaaaatcactctggatctTTCACATCCAAGTCATCCACTTTATAAACTTTTACCATCTTGCCGGTGCTACAGAGCCCCAAACTCCATCACAACCAGCACAAGAACAGCTTCTTCCACCAGACAATCGACctcatgaacagttaaatgttcccTCATCACACAATAACAATGGTGTGTTATTaccttacatttatttattaccatcTGCATCCTACTACATCCCTGCACCTCATGTTATTCTATTCCATTCTGTTCTGTCAGAATAGCACAATTTTAATTCCTCAAttcatttttttgtctatttgtatttacatacgTGTATTTTTTGTTCCTTGTACAAGCAAACATACCTGTTAATAAAGCTCttactgattctgattctgattagaGGTCTGTGACagagttagcatgttagctgagttagcatgctagctgaGTTAGcgtgttagcatgttagcaacACTGTCAATTTATATTCTTTAAATTAAATCCAAAACAAATTCATACAGAAGTACACTATGAAGCGCAGTTTACAAAAgtcaaataaacataaaaaaacgaCAGGTTTTTTTTGACAGTCGCTAAAAAAAACACGTAAACTGTATCACCATATTAGCCTACTTTCTGTTGTTCTTATTTTTCGTTGGTGTTTTAATTGCGTTTGGAATCCATTATGTGCAGCAGCGCCACCCAGCGGACTGGGGGGGGGGCTGTAAAATACCTAACAGTTTTTTGTACATACAGAACTGTATAATTTCATTTATGAGATTTGTTTGATTCTTTCCCTATGACACCCGGGGggtggtgggtggtgtgtgtgtgtgtgtgtgtgtgtgtgtgtgtgtgtgtgtgtgtgtgtgtgtgtgtgtgtgtgtgtgtgtgtgccatagGGAACGAATCAAACAAatctaaaattctaaaaatgatatagaataaacataaatagactgagggagagacaaagaaagGGGGGgggatttctttctctctctctctctctctctctctctctctctctctctctctc from Tachysurus fulvidraco isolate hzauxx_2018 chromosome 2, HZAU_PFXX_2.0, whole genome shotgun sequence encodes the following:
- the fbxo2 gene encoding F-box only protein 2; the encoded protein is MARNLLKNPNGDEDMDFWYLTENGGNEWQVEDMPGDCGPEVGIEGVNKYFTTSFELCLKNQVIDLVAEGYAPEDLDNQPTVTIEDWYSGRTDCGCMYLLTVRLLDENKEVLSEYKPEPVILDPDTDDCSWKQVTHTLSDYGPGLRFISFEHGGKDTKYWQGWFGVRVTGSYVAIDL
- the LOC113657234 gene encoding small vasohibin-binding protein isoform X1, with protein sequence MKSLIPGSEIMDAGSRKDRTKQKETSVRGDRVKQKSAQQELKQRQRAEIYALNKVMTELEQQQFETFCKQMQSQPE
- the LOC113657234 gene encoding small vasohibin-binding protein isoform X2, whose protein sequence is MDAGSRKDRTKQKETSVRGDRVKQKSAQQELKQRQRAEIYALNKVMTELEQQQFETFCKQMQSQPE